Genomic DNA from Candidatus Binataceae bacterium:
GAGAGCGCCATTATCACCGCGCAGATCCGCGCCACTTCCGTGGTTGTATCAGGCAAGGTCAGCGGCGATATCACGGCGACGCAGCGGATCGAGATTCGCGCCTCGGCAAAGGTCAACGGCAACATCGCAGCCCCGGTGCTGATAGTTCAGGAAGGCGCATTGTTCGAGGGTCATTGCTCGATGCAGCCAGAGGGCGTGCGCGAGGATCGCAAGGTCACGGTATTTCCGGTTGAGGAACGCGCGGCGCAGGCTGCGGGAGGACACAAATCGGCTTGACCATCCGCGGCCTCTGAATCGTTCGCATCTCCGGCTCGAAACACTATGAAGACTTGCGCAAATTACCCCGCAGGGGAGGTGCGGTAATATGCACATCCCACCGAACTGGGGGATCTACTTCACTCTCATTGTTTCCTTCCTGGTTTTCTGGTTTATATTCAGCCGGCTGTTTTTTCGCCCCTTTCTGGATCTGCTGTCGCGCCGCGAGAGCAGGCTGAAAGACCTGAGCGATCGAACCGAGCAGCTCATTAAAGAGGCCAGGGCTGCGGACGAGGCGCGCGAGAAGCGGCTCGGCGACGCTCGCCACGCCGCGCTCGAGCGCCGCGATACCGAGCGCCGCGCGGCAGAGGCCGAAGCCGCAAAGAAGCTCGATGCGGCGCG
This window encodes:
- a CDS encoding polymer-forming cytoskeletal protein, giving the protein MALFNKEPEKNPAKVQPTATPVTSSPSPAPTQPVAAAGPAPASRPVAAPVQAQAYLDRGSKVSGKLSFESAAKIDGEVDGEIHGKDGLTIGESAIITAQIRATSVVVSGKVSGDITATQRIEIRASAKVNGNIAAPVLIVQEGALFEGHCSMQPEGVREDRKVTVFPVEERAAQAAGGHKSA
- a CDS encoding ATP synthase F0 subunit B; this translates as MHIPPNWGIYFTLIVSFLVFWFIFSRLFFRPFLDLLSRRESRLKDLSDRTEQLIKEARAADEAREKRLGDARHAALERRDTERRAAEAEAAKKLDAARTEAREMLDDARGRIDQELRSAERELSQMGERLAAELAERVLGRPLNGSRRSVN